One Pseudonocardia sediminis DNA window includes the following coding sequences:
- a CDS encoding carboxymuconolactone decarboxylase family protein: MARIPLVDHHDPNVDPTARALLQAAEDAQPDVGVLNVHKALANHPAALQKFMEFAQVVYFENSMPDAKTRELPYLTSAVANNCFY, from the coding sequence ATGGCGCGAATCCCACTCGTCGACCACCACGACCCGAATGTCGACCCGACCGCCCGCGCACTGTTGCAGGCCGCGGAGGACGCTCAGCCCGACGTCGGGGTCCTCAACGTCCACAAGGCGCTGGCGAACCACCCGGCGGCGTTGCAGAAGTTCATGGAGTTCGCGCAGGTCGTGTACTTCGAGAACTCGATGCCGGACGCGAAGACCCGCGAGCTGCCCTACCTGACCTCGGCGGTCGCGAACAACTGCTTCTATTGA
- a CDS encoding TOBE domain-containing protein gives MAFFRISFAADLLGVSNDTVRRWIESGTLPATTDASNVKVVDGLALAALCRDHAIAASDPLTVQTSARNRFVGLVTEVETDPVMAQVEIQSGSHRVVSLMTSESVQELGLVPGELAVAVVKSTDVIIEVPRK, from the coding sequence GTGGCGTTCTTCCGGATCTCGTTCGCGGCCGATCTGCTCGGGGTCAGCAATGACACGGTCCGTCGGTGGATCGAGAGCGGAACCCTGCCGGCGACCACGGACGCGTCGAACGTGAAGGTCGTCGACGGGCTGGCTCTGGCCGCTCTGTGCCGGGATCACGCGATCGCGGCTTCGGACCCGTTGACGGTGCAGACCTCGGCCCGGAACCGGTTCGTCGGTCTGGTGACCGAGGTGGAGACCGATCCCGTCATGGCCCAGGTCGAGATCCAGAGCGGCTCGCACCGGGTGGTGTCGCTGATGACGTCGGAGTCCGTCCAGGAGCTCGGCCTCGTCCCTGGGGAGCTCGCGGTGGCAGTCGTGAAGTCGACTGATGTGATCATCGAGGTTCCGAGGAAGTAG
- a CDS encoding DUF305 domain-containing protein, protein MTGVHHTMKIKNVALAATSLAAALVLSACGSGDSPGTAAGAPPVPSSAASPGSQQVSAEHNAADIAFVQGMIPHHRQAVEMAKLADDRAGDGVKDLATRIEQAQGPEIEQMRGFLTAWGAPESGPMSSMPGMESGAMGGMQGMMSGQEMAQLGQASGAEFDRMFLQMMTAHHEGAVQMARTELSAGVNPQAKALAQQIIDAQQAEITEMRGLLG, encoded by the coding sequence ATGACAGGAGTCCACCACACCATGAAGATCAAGAACGTGGCGCTGGCCGCCACGTCGCTCGCCGCTGCCCTCGTCCTGTCCGCCTGCGGCTCGGGGGACTCCCCGGGCACCGCCGCCGGCGCACCGCCTGTCCCGAGCTCGGCGGCGTCGCCCGGCTCGCAGCAGGTCTCGGCTGAGCACAACGCCGCCGACATCGCGTTCGTCCAGGGGATGATCCCCCATCACCGGCAGGCGGTGGAGATGGCGAAGCTCGCCGACGACCGTGCGGGCGACGGGGTCAAGGACCTCGCTACCCGGATCGAGCAGGCCCAGGGGCCGGAGATCGAACAGATGCGGGGCTTTCTCACCGCCTGGGGTGCGCCGGAGTCCGGGCCCATGAGCTCCATGCCGGGCATGGAGTCCGGGGCCATGGGGGGCATGCAGGGGATGATGTCCGGGCAGGAGATGGCGCAGCTCGGGCAGGCATCCGGTGCCGAGTTCGACCGCATGTTCCTCCAGATGATGACCGCTCACCACGAGGGGGCCGTGCAGATGGCTCGGACCGAACTCTCGGCCGGTGTCAACCCGCAGGCCAAGGCCCTGGCGCAGCAGATCATCGACGCGCAGCAGGCTGAGATCACCGAGATGCGGGGCCTTCTCGGCTGA
- a CDS encoding cadmium resistance transporter, which yields MSLGVVAQAAGMFAVTNIDDILILALFFARVRGRPRGASIVVIGQYLGFAGIVAAAVVGALGAGLLPESVLPYLGILPLLLGIRAAWTAWRERHDSETDSPNDGDVGILTVATVTLANGGDNIGVYVPVLANAGTAGMVTYVAVFLVLVAVWCATGRFFATRPPVARTLARWGHIILPVVLIGIGLVILIEGGAFGI from the coding sequence ATGTCGCTGGGGGTGGTCGCCCAGGCCGCAGGCATGTTCGCCGTCACCAACATCGACGACATCCTCATCCTCGCGCTGTTCTTCGCACGAGTCCGCGGACGGCCGCGCGGAGCGTCGATCGTGGTGATCGGGCAGTACCTGGGATTCGCGGGCATCGTGGCGGCAGCCGTCGTCGGAGCGCTCGGCGCCGGCCTTCTCCCGGAGTCCGTTCTGCCCTACCTGGGGATCCTGCCGTTGCTGCTCGGGATCCGAGCGGCGTGGACGGCCTGGCGCGAGCGCCACGATTCCGAGACCGACTCTCCGAACGACGGTGACGTCGGCATACTCACCGTCGCGACGGTCACGCTGGCCAACGGCGGGGACAACATCGGTGTGTACGTTCCGGTCCTCGCCAACGCCGGAACCGCGGGGATGGTCACCTACGTCGCAGTGTTCCTGGTGCTCGTCGCCGTCTGGTGCGCGACCGGCCGGTTCTTCGCCACCCGGCCGCCGGTCGCCCGCACCCTCGCCCGGTGGGGACACATCATCCTGCCGGTCGTGCTGATCGGGATCGGCCTGGTCATCCTGATCGAAGGCGGGGCCTTCGGTATATAG
- a CDS encoding VOC family protein: MPAVRDFWTRAGLRVEEYSPEYAFVMFGDAEVLHLDLAPGLEPERNAAACYIHIADPREWHRRWKEQGLPVSDVVVEPWGMVEFSVRDPSGNLIRMGRND, encoded by the coding sequence ATGCCCGCCGTGCGGGACTTCTGGACCCGCGCCGGCCTGCGCGTCGAGGAGTACAGCCCCGAGTACGCCTTCGTCATGTTCGGTGACGCCGAGGTTCTGCACCTGGACCTGGCGCCGGGCCTGGAGCCGGAGCGCAACGCCGCGGCCTGCTACATCCACATCGCCGACCCCCGTGAGTGGCACCGGCGGTGGAAGGAGCAGGGCCTGCCGGTGAGCGACGTCGTCGTCGAGCCATGGGGGATGGTCGAGTTCAGCGTGCGGGACCCGAGTGGAAACCTGATCCGGATGGGCCGTAACGACTGA
- a CDS encoding TSUP family transporter, translating into MSLQVALLAFGAGLVVAIVTAPVGVSGAVFLLPVQLDILHIPSPAVTPTNLLFNVVSTPGALLRHRQTGILVGSLTRQLISGTLPGVVVGTAIRVYIAPGDRVFRLLAAAVLLPLGIWLCTRRRDRPPRARPIGARAIAALGLAVGTVGGIYGIGGGSLLGPLLVGAGLSVATVAPAALAATFLTSIAGVATYGFLSLTAEGPVSPNWGVGLLCGLGGLIGGYLGARLQPRVPEAALRTLLGALAVGLALTYVVQAVHA; encoded by the coding sequence GTGAGCCTGCAGGTCGCACTCCTGGCGTTCGGCGCCGGTCTGGTCGTTGCGATCGTCACGGCCCCGGTCGGTGTGTCCGGCGCGGTGTTCCTGCTCCCGGTCCAGCTCGACATCTTGCACATCCCCAGTCCAGCCGTGACCCCGACCAACCTGCTGTTCAACGTCGTCTCCACACCTGGAGCGCTGCTGCGACATCGCCAGACCGGCATCCTCGTCGGGTCCCTGACCCGCCAGCTGATCAGCGGGACGCTGCCTGGCGTCGTGGTCGGCACAGCGATCCGGGTCTACATCGCGCCCGGCGATCGCGTCTTTCGGCTTCTCGCTGCCGCGGTCCTCCTGCCGCTGGGGATCTGGCTGTGCACCCGCCGTCGCGACCGGCCCCCGCGAGCGCGCCCGATCGGCGCCAGGGCGATCGCCGCGCTCGGCTTGGCCGTCGGAACGGTCGGTGGCATCTACGGCATCGGCGGCGGGTCGCTGCTCGGCCCGCTTCTCGTCGGCGCGGGCCTGTCCGTGGCGACGGTGGCCCCCGCGGCCCTGGCCGCGACGTTTCTGACCTCGATTGCCGGTGTCGCCACGTACGGGTTCCTCTCGCTCACCGCAGAGGGTCCGGTCAGCCCGAACTGGGGTGTCGGGCTCCTGTGTGGGCTCGGCGGTCTGATCGGCGGCTACCTCGGTGCGCGCCTACAGCCGAGGGTCCCCGAGGCCGCACTTCGGACTCTCCTCGGCGCCCTGGCCGTCGGGCTCGCCCTCACCTATGTCGTCCAGGCGGTCCACGCCTGA
- a CDS encoding DUF6153 family protein translates to MNGRRWGRVLLLTLPVLFGLLGMHALVVVPATGTGGMDHPPVAEATPVPGPHVAATTPVVAAATRGEQSPPAGHGGHDGGMGHLMHLCLAVLAGIAAVLLVAGIILGLVPLPVSTGRARRWARAMSVARPPPVSRRLAQLCVMRN, encoded by the coding sequence GTGAACGGGCGACGGTGGGGGCGGGTACTGCTCCTGACCCTGCCGGTGTTGTTCGGGCTCCTGGGCATGCACGCGCTGGTCGTGGTTCCGGCTACCGGCACCGGCGGCATGGATCACCCGCCGGTCGCGGAGGCGACGCCGGTCCCCGGTCCGCACGTCGCTGCCACGACACCGGTTGTCGCTGCCGCCACCCGTGGCGAGCAGAGCCCTCCGGCCGGGCACGGTGGACATGACGGGGGCATGGGCCACCTGATGCACCTGTGCCTGGCTGTCCTGGCCGGTATCGCTGCGGTCCTGCTCGTGGCCGGGATCATCCTCGGCCTCGTGCCGCTTCCGGTGTCGACGGGTCGTGCCCGCCGGTGGGCGCGTGCGATGTCGGTTGCCCGTCCGCCCCCGGTCTCGAGACGGCTCGCCCAGCTCTGCGTGATGCGGAACTGA
- a CDS encoding maleylpyruvate isomerase family mycothiol-dependent enzyme, with amino-acid sequence MIRAGLNGDRANAVGVAEHANRSPDELVAMAREHVQPRGLTSMMGGRIALTDGMIHHQDIRRPLGMPREIPADRLVAALETAKTAPTISAAKRIKGLRLVATDLDWSTGDGPLVEGTGEALLMAIAGRRGIVAELSGPGAATLIDRIGG; translated from the coding sequence ATGATCAGGGCGGGTCTGAACGGCGACCGCGCCAACGCCGTCGGTGTCGCCGAGCACGCGAACAGGTCTCCGGACGAGCTGGTGGCCATGGCACGTGAGCACGTCCAGCCCAGGGGTCTGACGTCGATGATGGGCGGCCGGATCGCCCTGACCGACGGCATGATCCACCACCAGGACATCCGCCGGCCCCTCGGAATGCCACGAGAGATCCCCGCCGACCGGCTCGTCGCCGCACTCGAGACGGCGAAGACGGCACCGACGATCAGCGCCGCGAAGCGCATCAAGGGCCTGCGGCTGGTCGCGACGGATCTGGACTGGAGCACCGGTGACGGCCCCCTGGTCGAGGGCACGGGGGAGGCGTTGCTGATGGCGATCGCGGGCCGTCGCGGCATCGTCGCGGAACTCTCCGGCCCGGGTGCGGCGACGTTGATCGACCGGATCGGCGGCTGA